From Carya illinoinensis cultivar Pawnee chromosome 5, C.illinoinensisPawnee_v1, whole genome shotgun sequence, one genomic window encodes:
- the LOC122311786 gene encoding protein terminal ear1-like: MDGLVSLRGLNPDAPVFMPNLYPQFTYYPIFPIPLHYYLSHLTSHFSYHNPYIQSFTWPTLYTDTYFQSTGFPPQPENMSAVVEATTPSVTAPLEQTNKMHRVSRVDQRVAVQNVNLGKCGTPSCRGRGGAWVRQAWSTKCGNGGNFGRRNVGSLNGYTRKADSLNTRGRSRARDDQKKKSSPLLPVHCGVGKTTIMIRNIPSKYTRKMLVEFLDEHCKLENEKVETEEQIVSAFNFVYLPIDFSTGCNKGYAFVNFTDPHAVWKFYLAANNQSWELFHSNKIRQISFARLQGEELVRHFESMGFPCESDEVLPVSFSPPRDGSRDFVKQSIVGRCIRTGPRGHRHERVR; encoded by the exons ATGGATGGATTGGTATCCCTGAGAGGTTTAAATCCGGATGCACCGGTGTTCATGCCGAATCTTTATCCGCAGTTCACATATTATCCAATTTTTCCCATTCCTCTTCACTACTATCTATCACATCTAACCTCACATTTCAGCTACCATAACCCTTATATTCAAAGTTTTACATGGCCAACTCTTTATACTGATACCTACTTCCAAAGCACGGGTTTTCCACCTCAACCGGAGAACATGTCGGCAGTTGTTGAAGCAACAACGCCTTCAGTGACTGCGCCTTTGGAACAGACCAATAAAATGCACCGTGTTTCCAGAGTAGATCAAAGAGTGGCTGTTCAAAATGTTAATCTGGGAAAGTGTGGGACGCCATCCTGTCGAGGGCGAGGTGGTGCTTGGGTTAGGCAGGCATGGTCGACGAAGTGTGGTAACGGTGGGAATTTTGGTCGTAGGAATGTTGGGAGCTTAAACGGCTACACTCGAAAGGCAGACTCTCTGAATACTCGGGGACGTTCCCGTGCCCGGGATGATCAGAAGAAAAAGTCTTCTCCGCTGCTGCCTGTGCATTGTGGTGTAGGAAAAACCACCATTATGATAAGAAATATACCAAGCAAATACAC ACGTAAGATGTTGGTGGAATTCCTGGACGAGCATTGCAAGTTGGAGAATGAAAAAGTGGAGACTGAAGAACAAATTGTGTCCGCTTTTAATTTCGTATATTTGCCTATAGACTTCAG CACTGGGTGTAACAAAGGATACGCATTCGTTAACTTCACCGACCCACACGCCGTGTGGAAGTTTTACCTTGCTGCTAACAACCAGTCATGGGAGCTTTTTCATTCAAACAAGATACGCCAGATATCCTTCGCAAGACTCCAG GGAGAGGAACTGGTGAGGCACTTTGAGAGTATGGGATTCCCGTGTGAATCGGACGAAGTCTTGCCTGTGTCCTTTAGCCCTCCTCGCGATGGCTCGAGGGATTTCGTGAAACAAAGTATAGTGGGGAGATGCATCCGCACGGGACCTCGTGGACACAGGCACGAGAGGGTTCGCTGA
- the LOC122309552 gene encoding protein DETOXIFICATION 46, chloroplastic-like isoform X3: MILKTQIIAGPHVSQNPTRRPFSLVPRLRISHFSCISPTRELFDDEPQVSGEDVGDNVSFAETMLEVGGHESRSQERQSMWIQIKEIVKFTGPATALWICGPLMSLIDTAVIGQGSSIELAALGPGTVICDYMSYVFMFLSIATSNMVATSLARKDKTEVQHHISNLLFVGLTCGCLMLLFTKFFGLWALTAFTGQNNAHVVPAANTYVQIRGLAWPALLVGWVAQSASLGMKDSWGPLKALAVASVVNAVGDIFLCSFLGYGIAGAAWATMASQVIAGFMMIDALNKKGYNAFSISIPSPHELLTVLGLAAPVFITMISKVAFYSLLTYFATSMGTHTMAAHQVLVQTFCMCTVWGEPLSQTAQSFMPELIYGAHRNLKKARMLLKSLVIIGATLGLLLGIVGTSVPWLLPKIFTHDQSVIQEMHKVLIPYFLALAVTPPTHSLEGTLLAGRDLKFLSLSMSGCFSAGALPLLLISSSGYGLPGCWFGLVGFQWARFFLSLGRLLSPNGILYSEDSSHNKLEKLRAA, encoded by the exons atgatactcaaaactcaaataatagCTGGCCCTCACGTCTCCCAAAACCCTACTCGAAGGCCATTTTCTCTTGTTCCTCGCCTTCGCATCTCCCATT TCTCTTGCATTAGCCCAACCCGAGAACTATTCGACGATGAACCCCAAGTATCTGGCGAAGATGTTGGCGATAACGTTTCGTTTGCAGAAACTATGCTGGAGGTTGGAGGACACGAATCGAGGAGTCAAGAGAGACAGAGTATGTGGATACAAATTAAGGAGATTGTGAAGTTCACGGGGCCAGCCACGGCGCTCTGGATTTGCGGGCCGTTGATGAGTCTGATTGACACCGCCGTTATAGGTCAGGGTAGCTCAATAGAGCTCGCTGCTTTAG GTCCGGGAACAGTTATATGCGATTATATGAGTTATGTGTTCATGTTCCTTTCGATTGCTACTTCGAATATGGTTGCTACTTCACTTGCCAGAAAG GATAAAACTGAAGTGCAGCATCACATATCTAACTTGCTCTTTGTTGGGTTAACCTGTGGCTGCTTGATGCTTTTGTTTACGAAGTTCTTTGGTTTGTGGGCACTAACTG CTTTTACAGGGCAAAACAATGCACATGTTGTACCTGCAGCAAACACCTATGTTCAG ATTCGAGGCTTAGCTTGGCCTGCACTTCTCGTTGGATGGGTTGCTCAGAGTGCAAG TCTTGGCATGAAAGATTCCTGGGGACCATTGAAGGCTTTGGCGGTTGCCAGTGTTGTGAATGCCGTTGGTGATATATTCCTGTGCAGCTTCTTAGGCTATGGTATTGCTGGTGCAGCATGGGCTACAATGGCCTCACAG GTTATTGCAGGTTTTATGATGATTGATGCTCTGAACAAGAAAGGATACAATGCATTTTCCATCTCTATTCCGTCACCACATGAGCTTCTGACTGTACTTGGGCTTGCTGCTCCTGTGTTTATAACAATGATATCTAAG GTGGCTTTCTATTCACTCCTTACATATTTTGCTACATCCATGGGCACACACACCATGGCTGCTCATCAG GTCTTGGTTCAAACATTCTGCATGTGTACAGTATGGGGTGAACCTCTATCTCAGACCGCACAGTCATTTATGCCGGAGTTAATATATGGAGCCCAtcgaaatttgaaaaag GCTCGAATGCTGCTAAAGTCACTTGTCATCATTGGAGCAACACTTGGATTGCTGTTAGGGATTGTTGGAACATCTGTTCCTTGGTTGTTACCCAAAATCTTTACGCATGATCAGAGTGTCATACAGGAG ATGCACAAAGTTCTGATTCCATACTTTCTTGCATTAGCTGTCACACCCCCAACTCACAGCCTTGAGGGAACATTGCTG GCTGGACGGGATCTTAAATTTTTGAGCTTGTCGATGAGCGGATGCTTTTCTGCGGGTGCACTTCCCCTGCTG CTTATAAGCAGTAGTGGATATGGTCTGCCTGGCTGCTGGTTCGGACTTGTGGGATTTCAATGG GCAcgattttttctctctcttgggCGCCTTCTTTCTCCAAATGGCATACTTTACTCTGAAGATTCGAGTCATAATAAATTGGAAAAACTGAGGGCTGCCTAG
- the LOC122309552 gene encoding protein DETOXIFICATION 46, chloroplastic-like isoform X2 produces MILKTQIIAGPHVSQNPTRRPFSLVPRLRISHFRPGLLLTSTPKTPRLRIIISCISPTRELFDDEPQVSGEDVGDNVSFAETMLEVGGHESRSQERQSMWIQIKEIVKFTGPATALWICGPLMSLIDTAVIGPGTVICDYMSYVFMFLSIATSNMVATSLARKDKTEVQHHISNLLFVGLTCGCLMLLFTKFFGLWALTAFTGQNNAHVVPAANTYVQIRGLAWPALLVGWVAQSASLGMKDSWGPLKALAVASVVNAVGDIFLCSFLGYGIAGAAWATMASQVIAGFMMIDALNKKGYNAFSISIPSPHELLTVLGLAAPVFITMISKVAFYSLLTYFATSMGTHTMAAHQVLVQTFCMCTVWGEPLSQTAQSFMPELIYGAHRNLKKARMLLKSLVIIGATLGLLLGIVGTSVPWLLPKIFTHDQSVIQEMHKVLIPYFLALAVTPPTHSLEGTLLAGRDLKFLSLSMSGCFSAGALPLLLISSSGYGLPGCWFGLVGFQWARFFLSLGRLLSPNGILYSEDSSHNKLEKLRAA; encoded by the exons atgatactcaaaactcaaataatagCTGGCCCTCACGTCTCCCAAAACCCTACTCGAAGGCCATTTTCTCTTGTTCCTCGCCTTCGCATCTCCCATTTTCGTCCGGGTTTGCTACTCACTTCCACTCCGAAAACTCCTCGCTTGCGGATAATCATCTCTTGCATTAGCCCAACCCGAGAACTATTCGACGATGAACCCCAAGTATCTGGCGAAGATGTTGGCGATAACGTTTCGTTTGCAGAAACTATGCTGGAGGTTGGAGGACACGAATCGAGGAGTCAAGAGAGACAGAGTATGTGGATACAAATTAAGGAGATTGTGAAGTTCACGGGGCCAGCCACGGCGCTCTGGATTTGCGGGCCGTTGATGAGTCTGATTGACACCGCCGTTATAG GTCCGGGAACAGTTATATGCGATTATATGAGTTATGTGTTCATGTTCCTTTCGATTGCTACTTCGAATATGGTTGCTACTTCACTTGCCAGAAAG GATAAAACTGAAGTGCAGCATCACATATCTAACTTGCTCTTTGTTGGGTTAACCTGTGGCTGCTTGATGCTTTTGTTTACGAAGTTCTTTGGTTTGTGGGCACTAACTG CTTTTACAGGGCAAAACAATGCACATGTTGTACCTGCAGCAAACACCTATGTTCAG ATTCGAGGCTTAGCTTGGCCTGCACTTCTCGTTGGATGGGTTGCTCAGAGTGCAAG TCTTGGCATGAAAGATTCCTGGGGACCATTGAAGGCTTTGGCGGTTGCCAGTGTTGTGAATGCCGTTGGTGATATATTCCTGTGCAGCTTCTTAGGCTATGGTATTGCTGGTGCAGCATGGGCTACAATGGCCTCACAG GTTATTGCAGGTTTTATGATGATTGATGCTCTGAACAAGAAAGGATACAATGCATTTTCCATCTCTATTCCGTCACCACATGAGCTTCTGACTGTACTTGGGCTTGCTGCTCCTGTGTTTATAACAATGATATCTAAG GTGGCTTTCTATTCACTCCTTACATATTTTGCTACATCCATGGGCACACACACCATGGCTGCTCATCAG GTCTTGGTTCAAACATTCTGCATGTGTACAGTATGGGGTGAACCTCTATCTCAGACCGCACAGTCATTTATGCCGGAGTTAATATATGGAGCCCAtcgaaatttgaaaaag GCTCGAATGCTGCTAAAGTCACTTGTCATCATTGGAGCAACACTTGGATTGCTGTTAGGGATTGTTGGAACATCTGTTCCTTGGTTGTTACCCAAAATCTTTACGCATGATCAGAGTGTCATACAGGAG ATGCACAAAGTTCTGATTCCATACTTTCTTGCATTAGCTGTCACACCCCCAACTCACAGCCTTGAGGGAACATTGCTG GCTGGACGGGATCTTAAATTTTTGAGCTTGTCGATGAGCGGATGCTTTTCTGCGGGTGCACTTCCCCTGCTG CTTATAAGCAGTAGTGGATATGGTCTGCCTGGCTGCTGGTTCGGACTTGTGGGATTTCAATGG GCAcgattttttctctctcttgggCGCCTTCTTTCTCCAAATGGCATACTTTACTCTGAAGATTCGAGTCATAATAAATTGGAAAAACTGAGGGCTGCCTAG
- the LOC122309552 gene encoding protein DETOXIFICATION 46, chloroplastic-like isoform X1, translating into MILKTQIIAGPHVSQNPTRRPFSLVPRLRISHFRPGLLLTSTPKTPRLRIIISCISPTRELFDDEPQVSGEDVGDNVSFAETMLEVGGHESRSQERQSMWIQIKEIVKFTGPATALWICGPLMSLIDTAVIGQGSSIELAALGPGTVICDYMSYVFMFLSIATSNMVATSLARKDKTEVQHHISNLLFVGLTCGCLMLLFTKFFGLWALTAFTGQNNAHVVPAANTYVQIRGLAWPALLVGWVAQSASLGMKDSWGPLKALAVASVVNAVGDIFLCSFLGYGIAGAAWATMASQVIAGFMMIDALNKKGYNAFSISIPSPHELLTVLGLAAPVFITMISKVAFYSLLTYFATSMGTHTMAAHQVLVQTFCMCTVWGEPLSQTAQSFMPELIYGAHRNLKKARMLLKSLVIIGATLGLLLGIVGTSVPWLLPKIFTHDQSVIQEMHKVLIPYFLALAVTPPTHSLEGTLLAGRDLKFLSLSMSGCFSAGALPLLLISSSGYGLPGCWFGLVGFQWARFFLSLGRLLSPNGILYSEDSSHNKLEKLRAA; encoded by the exons atgatactcaaaactcaaataatagCTGGCCCTCACGTCTCCCAAAACCCTACTCGAAGGCCATTTTCTCTTGTTCCTCGCCTTCGCATCTCCCATTTTCGTCCGGGTTTGCTACTCACTTCCACTCCGAAAACTCCTCGCTTGCGGATAATCATCTCTTGCATTAGCCCAACCCGAGAACTATTCGACGATGAACCCCAAGTATCTGGCGAAGATGTTGGCGATAACGTTTCGTTTGCAGAAACTATGCTGGAGGTTGGAGGACACGAATCGAGGAGTCAAGAGAGACAGAGTATGTGGATACAAATTAAGGAGATTGTGAAGTTCACGGGGCCAGCCACGGCGCTCTGGATTTGCGGGCCGTTGATGAGTCTGATTGACACCGCCGTTATAGGTCAGGGTAGCTCAATAGAGCTCGCTGCTTTAG GTCCGGGAACAGTTATATGCGATTATATGAGTTATGTGTTCATGTTCCTTTCGATTGCTACTTCGAATATGGTTGCTACTTCACTTGCCAGAAAG GATAAAACTGAAGTGCAGCATCACATATCTAACTTGCTCTTTGTTGGGTTAACCTGTGGCTGCTTGATGCTTTTGTTTACGAAGTTCTTTGGTTTGTGGGCACTAACTG CTTTTACAGGGCAAAACAATGCACATGTTGTACCTGCAGCAAACACCTATGTTCAG ATTCGAGGCTTAGCTTGGCCTGCACTTCTCGTTGGATGGGTTGCTCAGAGTGCAAG TCTTGGCATGAAAGATTCCTGGGGACCATTGAAGGCTTTGGCGGTTGCCAGTGTTGTGAATGCCGTTGGTGATATATTCCTGTGCAGCTTCTTAGGCTATGGTATTGCTGGTGCAGCATGGGCTACAATGGCCTCACAG GTTATTGCAGGTTTTATGATGATTGATGCTCTGAACAAGAAAGGATACAATGCATTTTCCATCTCTATTCCGTCACCACATGAGCTTCTGACTGTACTTGGGCTTGCTGCTCCTGTGTTTATAACAATGATATCTAAG GTGGCTTTCTATTCACTCCTTACATATTTTGCTACATCCATGGGCACACACACCATGGCTGCTCATCAG GTCTTGGTTCAAACATTCTGCATGTGTACAGTATGGGGTGAACCTCTATCTCAGACCGCACAGTCATTTATGCCGGAGTTAATATATGGAGCCCAtcgaaatttgaaaaag GCTCGAATGCTGCTAAAGTCACTTGTCATCATTGGAGCAACACTTGGATTGCTGTTAGGGATTGTTGGAACATCTGTTCCTTGGTTGTTACCCAAAATCTTTACGCATGATCAGAGTGTCATACAGGAG ATGCACAAAGTTCTGATTCCATACTTTCTTGCATTAGCTGTCACACCCCCAACTCACAGCCTTGAGGGAACATTGCTG GCTGGACGGGATCTTAAATTTTTGAGCTTGTCGATGAGCGGATGCTTTTCTGCGGGTGCACTTCCCCTGCTG CTTATAAGCAGTAGTGGATATGGTCTGCCTGGCTGCTGGTTCGGACTTGTGGGATTTCAATGG GCAcgattttttctctctcttgggCGCCTTCTTTCTCCAAATGGCATACTTTACTCTGAAGATTCGAGTCATAATAAATTGGAAAAACTGAGGGCTGCCTAG